The sequence below is a genomic window from Massilia oculi.
GTCCATGCCGTAGTAGCCCAGCAGGACACGCGCCAGTTCGACCAGGTCGGGCTCGTCGTCGACGACGAGCACCTTGCGTGGCAGCCCGTTGCCCGGGTCGGCGGCGGCCCTTACCACGCGGCTCTTTCGCCGGTGCGGTCACGCTCGATTCCGGGAGAGGTGAAACCGGCGGGAAGACGCGGCATGGTGACCGAGAAGGTCGTCCCCGCCTGCGCGCTGGAGGTCACCTCGATGCGGCCGGAATGGGCCTGGACGATCTCGCGGGAAATGAACAAACCAATGCCGAGACTGGTGTGTTCATCGGCGCCGGAAGCCGCGGCAATGCGCACCAGGGGATCGAAGATGTGCGCCAGTTTGTCGGCGTCGATCGGCGCGCCATGGTTGTTGACGGAGATGACGACATGATCGGCGTCGCGTTGCAGCCTGATTGTGATCGGCTTGTCTGCATTGCCATACTGAATGGCGTTGCCCGCCAGGTTGGACAGCATCTGCCCGATCCGCGCACCGTCGAAGATCGCCTCGATGCGGTCCGGTGCAAGGAAATCAATCTGCATTTCTGGCTGCGAGGTGCGCAATTCGTTGGCGACTTCCTCGCACACCTTGACCAGGTCGCCCTGCCGCACGTGAATCGGAATTCCCGGACCCAGGTGCGTCCGCGTGAAGTCGATCAGGTCACTGATCAACTTGCTCATGCGATTGGCGCTGTTGTACATGCGGGTCGCCGCCAGGATGTACCTTGGCGGAATATCGACTGCGGCCATGACGAATTGTGAACCGGTGACGACCGTACTCAGCGGGTTCCTCAGGTCGTGTCCGAGGATGGCCAGGAACATATTTTGCGATCGTTTCACCATGGACTCGTAACGTGCGACGGACTCCGCGAGCGCCTGGTCGATCGCCTCGTTGAACCGGGTGATATCGCCCACGTCTGTTGCATATTCCCTCCGCTCGTCGCCGATCCAGAGGCTAAGGACACTCGACCTGAGCGCGCGGTACTCGGAAACCAGTTGTACGACGGTGTAACCCGACAGCAAGCGCGCCTCGGCATGCGTTTCGGCGGCCGTATCCGGACGTTCGCGCTTGCCCAGGCCCTGCGATTTGGCAGTCCGTTCTTCGTCCGTCTGCGTCGTGGCCAGGTTGTCGGCGATTACGTGCAGCATTTGACTGGCATGGTCGCGGAGCTCGACGTCATCCATGGTCAAGGCGGGCGGCTCGATGGTCCGTGCAAAGTCTTCCCACGTTTGCAGAATTTGTTCCATATTACTGCGAATAAATTCGCTCAACCGATGATTTGTCATTTTGGGCCCTGGTTGTCGTTTTTCGCGAAAACCGCGAGCATCGGTCAAGTCATCATAACAGTCTTCGGAAAATTAATCGGATATTCGGAGGGATTTCAGTGGAAAAAAATTCCGGAGTGTGAATTTTCTTTATTTATATATTTAAGTATATGTTTTTAAAAGAAAATATAATTATCGATACTCATCGATCAAGTTCCTCATTCATGCCGGCAAAGCATATGGCCGTCGTGATTGCTGACCTTGATGTGTAGCATATCGTTAAGGTTTCGAAGAAAAATCCAGGAATTCTATATTTCCAAACAAGGTTGCCTGTGAATTTATTTCGGCACGGCGGGGAATCGGTGGTGCGAAAGCGACGAAAAGTGTGTCAGGTGTAAGGTCTGAATGACATCGTGAGGGATTCCGCCTATAGTTTCCATAGATAAATACTCACCATCACGACAATGGCGACGGAGGAGACATGAAGATCTGGATGAAAACGCTGTTGCGCAGGGTGCGGGCCATGGTGCCGGCCGCCGGGCATGGCGTAACGGGGAGCGTGCGCACGCTGGTGGTCTCGGCGCGCGACGGCAGCATCCGCACGGCGATCAATGCCGCGCGCCTGCGCAAGGAAGTCGACCAGGCGCAGGCCCAGGCGGCGCGCCAGCACGGGGCGGCCGATGCGCTGGCGGCCAGCGCGCGTGAAGTGGCCGAGCTGTCGGCCGACGTCAATGCCGGCACGGTGCGCATCGCCGACACCGCCCAG
It includes:
- a CDS encoding sensor histidine kinase, coding for MTNHRLSEFIRSNMEQILQTWEDFARTIEPPALTMDDVELRDHASQMLHVIADNLATTQTDEERTAKSQGLGKRERPDTAAETHAEARLLSGYTVVQLVSEYRALRSSVLSLWIGDERREYATDVGDITRFNEAIDQALAESVARYESMVKRSQNMFLAILGHDLRNPLSTVVTGSQFVMAAVDIPPRYILAATRMYNSANRMSKLISDLIDFTRTHLGPGIPIHVRQGDLVKVCEEVANELRTSQPEMQIDFLAPDRIEAIFDGARIGQMLSNLAGNAIQYGNADKPITIRLQRDADHVVISVNNHGAPIDADKLAHIFDPLVRIAAASGADEHTSLGIGLFISREIVQAHSGRIEVTSSAQAGTTFSVTMPRLPAGFTSPGIERDRTGERAAW